In Simkaniaceae bacterium, the genomic window TTCTTCTGTTTTGGACTCGAAAAAGGAGTCGCCGCTATTGCCGGCAACCTCATTGGAGCGAACAAACAAGATCAGCTTAAAAAACTAGCTAAATCTGCCCGAAAACTTATTTTTTACTTCTCAATCTTCATTATACTCACTACGATTATCTACCCCGATCCAATGATTAGTTTATTCCTACCTGACGGAACCTCCCCTGAAAACCTCACTATTATGCAACGCCTCACAACCCCTGAGGCTCTCTATTATAAACCTATCATTAAAACAAGTTTGATTTTTGTCGCTCTCTATCTCATTGTCGAAAATTTTCGCTGGCTCTATAGCGGAATCCTTATCGCAGCAGGAGACACATTCTATATTATGATTACAGGAACGATCAGCGTCTGGTTCTTTCTTCTCATCCCCTCTTATTTCATTGTTGTAATAGCAAAACAAAGCATTGTATTTGCCTTTGCAATTTGGGTTTTTTATGGTATTGTAGCTTCACTATTTAACTATTTGAGATTTATTAGTGGAGCCTGGAAAAGAAAAGCAGTCATTGACTCAGAGATTTGTTCAAAACCCCAGGACGACTCCCTCTCATCCCTTGAATAAGCACCCTTCCGGCTGCCCAAAGCTTTTTTTAGCGCCGATGGAAGGGGTAGCCTCTGCTCATTTCAGGCAAGCGCTCTCTCAAATCGGTGGCTTTGATGAAGCCTGCACAGAATTTCTAAGAGTCCCGACTAATCCCCACATCGAAAGCTTAGTCAAACAATACTCCCCTCATGATACGGCTCCGATTCCTCAAGCGGCTCAAATTATGGGGAGTCATCCTGAGCATATGTCTAAAATGACATTAGAACTCATTCGACGAGGAGCACCTCGAGTCGACCTCAATTGCGGCTGCCCGTCTAACATTGTAACGGGAAGAGGCGCCGGCTCATCCCTTCTTAAAGATCCTAACCTTTTGTATGATATCGCCAAGGCTATGGTTGACGTCTCAACCGTCCCTATTTCAATCAAATTGCGCTCGGGATTTGATGACACTAGTCTTTTTGAAGAAAACTTACTCGCCGCACAAGCAAGCGGTGCTGCCTTCATCACCCTACACCCTCGAACAAAGAAAGAGGGTTATATTCCCCCCGCTAACTGGTCATTGATACGAAGGGCAAAGGAGCTTCTCTCTATTCCCGTGATTGGGAATGGGGATATTCTTTCCGTAAATGATGCTTTACGTATGATTGAACAAACGGGATGTGATGCCTTGATGATTGGACGTGGAGCTCTTCGAAACCCTTGGATCTTTCATCAAATCAAGTGGTATTTTGATTCCAAAGAAGCCCAATCGACGAACTCTTTAAACTCTACTTCCAATAAAATTGGAAGAGAGAGCGGATTAACGACCCAATACATCCTATCTTATTTAGAATTAATGCCTAAAGAAATGAATGAAAGAGGGAAAATCAATCAGTTAAAACAACTCTTTCGTTATCTATTTGAGTCTAATGATGAGTTGCTTTCCCAAAAGAAGGAAATGCTCACCACACCCTATCATTCAGCTAATGAATTTATAGATAAAAACTTATGTAAAATTGAAAAGTTTTATAATTAAGAATAGAAAATTTATTATTAAATAATATATTAAGAAGGCATAGCAAAATGAAATAAAAGATCGACTTTTCGGCCTGTAAAAATTGAGGGCTAAGATGAAAAATATTGTCATATTAGGAGGTGGTTTTGGTGGTATTTATACCGCGATGTACCTTGAAAAATTCCTAAGCCCCAAGCTCAGAGAAGAATACCGCGTGATCCTCATTAATCGAGAGAACTATTTTGTCTATCAACCCATGCTTGCCGAAGTCGTGGGTGGCTCAGTAGGAATATTAGATACGGTGAGCTCCATCCGTAAACTCCTTCCCAAAACAGACTTATATGTGCGGGAAATCGAACATATCGACGTTGACAATAAGATTATTTCCCTCGCCCCTCGATTCTCTCATACGGCCGACACACTCCCCTTTGACAAACTAATCATCGGGTTGGGAAATGTCACTGATTTTCGAGGCATGGCAGGTCTACATGAGCACGCCCTTGGGTTTAAAAATCTAGCTGATGCCTTAAACATTCGCAATCAACTCATCGATACAATTGAACAAGCCGCTATTGCGACTGATCGCGAAGAAAGAAAACAACTTTTGACTTTTGTTGTAGGAGGGGGTGGTTTTTCAGGAACAGAAGTTGTCGCTGAAATTAATGACTTTGTTCGCAAACACTCAAAAAAATATAAGTCCATTGATCCCAATGAGATTCGAGTGGTTCTAGTCCATAGTAAAGGGCGCCTGATGGAAAGAGAATTAAGTGAAAGCCTAGGGATCTATGCCGAAAAACTTCTTAAAAACCGTGGCGTAGAAATTGTTTTTAACACCCACTTGCTCTCCGCCTCTCAACAAGAAGCCGTTCTAGATAACGGAGATCGCATACCCGCTAAGACAATTATTTCAACTGTCCCATCCTCTCCCAACCCGCTTCTTGATAAAATCAATCTCCCCACTATCAAAGGGAAAATCAAAACCGATAGAGGCCTACAGGTTGAAAACCGAAAAGATATCTGGGCTATTGGAGATTGTGCACTTATTCCGCAAGCGGATGGCTCTTTTTGTCCTCCAACAGCTCAATTTGCTATTCGAGAAGCAAAAGTCATTGCTCAGAATATCATTGCACGGATTGAAAACACGCCAACAAAAGAATTTAATTTTAAGGTCTTAGGAATGCTAGGAGCTCTAGGCCATCACAGTGCTGTTGCAGAACTCTTTGGTAAATTTAAGTTTTCCGGGCTTCTTGCTTGGTTTTTATGGCGTGCAATTTATTGGATGAAGCTTCCGGGAATTGATCGTAAAATTAAAGTAGCTCTCTCTTGGACACTCGATATGCTCATTCCGCCCGAAGCGGTTCAGCTCAAAATCGAACCTTCTCAAGGAATTACCCCCCTACACTTTGAAAAGGGGGAAATTATTTTTCATGAAGGCGAT contains:
- a CDS encoding tRNA-dihydrouridine synthase family protein, with product MEGVASAHFRQALSQIGGFDEACTEFLRVPTNPHIESLVKQYSPHDTAPIPQAAQIMGSHPEHMSKMTLELIRRGAPRVDLNCGCPSNIVTGRGAGSSLLKDPNLLYDIAKAMVDVSTVPISIKLRSGFDDTSLFEENLLAAQASGAAFITLHPRTKKEGYIPPANWSLIRRAKELLSIPVIGNGDILSVNDALRMIEQTGCDALMIGRGALRNPWIFHQIKWYFDSKEAQSTNSLNSTSNKIGRESGLTTQYILSYLELMPKEMNERGKINQLKQLFRYLFESNDELLSQKKEMLTTPYHSANEFIDKNLCKIEKFYN
- a CDS encoding FAD-dependent oxidoreductase translates to MKNIVILGGGFGGIYTAMYLEKFLSPKLREEYRVILINRENYFVYQPMLAEVVGGSVGILDTVSSIRKLLPKTDLYVREIEHIDVDNKIISLAPRFSHTADTLPFDKLIIGLGNVTDFRGMAGLHEHALGFKNLADALNIRNQLIDTIEQAAIATDREERKQLLTFVVGGGGFSGTEVVAEINDFVRKHSKKYKSIDPNEIRVVLVHSKGRLMERELSESLGIYAEKLLKNRGVEIVFNTHLLSASQQEAVLDNGDRIPAKTIISTVPSSPNPLLDKINLPTIKGKIKTDRGLQVENRKDIWAIGDCALIPQADGSFCPPTAQFAIREAKVIAQNIIARIENTPTKEFNFKVLGMLGALGHHSAVAELFGKFKFSGLLAWFLWRAIYWMKLPGIDRKIKVALSWTLDMLIPPEAVQLKIEPSQGITPLHFEKGEIIFHEGDVGDYLYIITDGEVAVLKTKGGKQEQVATLGKGEYFGEMALVHQKMRSATVKCLQPTNVLALRKSDFGLLVANFSELKDSFEKTSEIRGKVVNE